One Burkholderia vietnamiensis LMG 10929 genomic window carries:
- the codA gene encoding cytosine deaminase — protein sequence MNVINARLRGRDGLFTIGIDADTITRIDAQHAPLAPGHADDVDAGGRLAIAPLVEPHIHLDAVLTAGEPAWNMSGTLFEGIERWSERKATITHDDTKARAHAAIGMLRDHGIQHVRTHVDVTDPTLAALKAMLEVKEEARGLIDLQIVAFPQEGIESFDGGRALMEQAIDLGADVVGGIPHFENTREQGVSSIRFLMELAERTGCLVDVHCDETDDPQSRFLEVLAEETRVRGMGARVTASHTTAMGSYDNAYCSKLFRLLKRAGLNFVSCPTESIHLQGRFDTFPKRRGVTRVAELDRAGLNVCFGQDSIKDPWYPLGNGNILRVLDAGLHICHMMGYQDLQRCLDFVTDHGATTMHLGERYGIEVGRPASLVVLDADSDYEAVRRQAKATLSVRHGKIIMRREPERITYPA from the coding sequence ATGAACGTCATCAATGCGCGCCTGCGCGGCCGCGACGGCCTGTTCACGATCGGCATCGACGCCGACACGATTACCCGCATCGACGCGCAGCATGCGCCGCTCGCGCCCGGCCACGCCGACGACGTCGACGCGGGCGGCCGGCTCGCGATCGCGCCGCTCGTCGAGCCGCACATTCATCTCGATGCGGTGCTCACGGCCGGCGAGCCGGCCTGGAACATGAGCGGCACGCTGTTCGAGGGGATCGAGCGCTGGTCCGAGCGCAAGGCGACCATCACGCACGACGACACCAAGGCGCGCGCGCATGCGGCGATCGGCATGTTGCGCGATCACGGCATTCAGCACGTGCGCACCCACGTCGACGTTACCGACCCGACGCTCGCCGCGCTGAAGGCGATGCTCGAAGTGAAGGAGGAGGCGCGCGGGCTGATCGATCTGCAGATCGTCGCGTTTCCGCAGGAGGGCATCGAGTCGTTCGACGGCGGCCGCGCGCTGATGGAGCAGGCGATCGACCTCGGCGCGGACGTGGTCGGCGGGATTCCCCATTTCGAGAACACGCGCGAGCAGGGCGTCAGCTCGATCCGCTTCCTGATGGAGCTGGCCGAGCGCACCGGCTGTCTCGTCGACGTCCACTGCGACGAGACCGACGATCCGCAGTCGCGCTTTCTGGAAGTGCTCGCGGAAGAGACGCGCGTGCGCGGGATGGGCGCGCGCGTGACGGCCAGCCACACCACCGCGATGGGCTCCTACGACAACGCGTACTGCTCGAAGCTGTTCCGGCTGCTCAAGCGCGCGGGGCTGAACTTCGTGTCGTGCCCGACCGAGAGCATCCATCTGCAGGGCCGCTTCGACACGTTTCCGAAGCGGCGCGGCGTCACGCGCGTCGCCGAACTCGATCGCGCCGGGCTGAACGTGTGCTTCGGACAGGATTCGATCAAGGATCCGTGGTATCCGCTCGGCAACGGCAATATCCTGCGCGTGCTCGACGCCGGCCTGCACATCTGCCACATGATGGGCTACCAGGACCTGCAGCGCTGCCTCGACTTCGTCACCGACCACGGCGCGACGACGATGCATCTCGGCGAGCGCTACGGGATCGAGGTCGGGCGGCCGGCCAGCCTCGTCGTGCTCGACGCCGACAGCGACTACGAAGCGGTGCGGCGGCAGGCGAAGGCGACGCTGTCGGTTCGCCACGGGAAAATCATCATGCGGCGGGAGCCCGAGCGCATCACGTATCCGGCGTGA
- a CDS encoding porin, with protein MKKTLVAAACTTALFAPLAHAQSSVTLYGLIDAGIAYTNNAGGASLWRMTSGTINGSRFGLKGSEDLGGGLKALFVLENGFNVNNGALGQDSKLFGRHAYVGLSEAGYGTLTLGRQYDTMVDFVAPLSATSGDFGDTGFAHPFDNDNLNHSVRINNAVKYTSDTIAGFKVGALYGFSNATNFGSNRAYSFAASYTNGPLKVAGAYLQMNGTKGSTSASPGATDVAEAKSLSQGGWSVGADRMRSYGGGLSYVFGPATVGFVYTRSQYDNSGSFGSTGQVAFNNYDLNVRYAVTPAVSLGAAYVYTDASVSNPDSKHGTDPKWHQVDLQAVYKLSRRTDLYAEAMYQHASGRGYQAFINTSGGASTTANQIVGTIGMRTRF; from the coding sequence ATGAAGAAAACCCTCGTTGCCGCCGCATGCACGACCGCGCTGTTCGCGCCGCTCGCCCATGCACAAAGCTCGGTCACGCTGTACGGCCTGATCGACGCCGGCATCGCCTATACCAACAACGCGGGCGGCGCATCGCTTTGGCGCATGACGAGCGGCACGATCAACGGCAGCCGCTTCGGCCTGAAGGGCTCCGAAGATCTCGGCGGTGGCCTGAAGGCGCTGTTCGTGCTCGAGAACGGCTTCAACGTGAACAACGGCGCGCTCGGCCAGGACAGCAAGCTGTTCGGCCGGCACGCATACGTGGGCCTGAGCGAAGCCGGCTACGGCACGCTGACGCTCGGCCGCCAGTACGACACGATGGTCGACTTCGTCGCGCCGCTGTCGGCGACGTCCGGCGACTTCGGTGACACGGGCTTCGCGCATCCGTTCGACAACGACAACCTGAACCACTCGGTGCGTATCAACAACGCGGTCAAGTACACGAGCGACACGATCGCCGGGTTCAAGGTCGGCGCGCTGTACGGCTTCTCGAACGCGACGAACTTCGGCAGCAACCGCGCCTACAGCTTCGCGGCCAGCTACACGAACGGCCCGCTGAAGGTCGCCGGCGCGTACCTGCAGATGAACGGCACCAAGGGCTCGACCAGCGCGAGCCCGGGCGCGACCGACGTCGCGGAAGCGAAGAGCCTGAGCCAGGGCGGCTGGTCGGTCGGCGCGGACCGCATGCGTTCGTACGGCGGCGGCCTCAGCTACGTGTTCGGCCCGGCGACCGTCGGCTTCGTCTATACGCGCTCGCAGTATGACAACTCGGGTTCGTTCGGCTCGACCGGCCAGGTCGCGTTCAACAACTACGACCTGAACGTGCGCTATGCGGTGACGCCGGCCGTGAGCCTGGGCGCAGCCTACGTCTACACGGACGCGAGCGTGTCGAATCCGGACAGCAAGCACGGCACCGATCCGAAGTGGCACCAGGTCGACCTGCAGGCCGTCTACAAGCTGTCGCGCCGCACCGACCTGTACGCGGAAGCGATGTATCAGCACGCATCGGGCCGCGGCTACCAGGCGTTCATCAACACGTCGGGCGGCGCATCGACCACCGCCAACCAGATCGTCGGCACGATCGGCATGCGCACGCGCTTCTGA
- a CDS encoding DUF4148 domain-containing protein, with amino-acid sequence MKSLVVTAAAAVLLVAPALSFAQSAKVPVTRAQVLQELYDLESVGYNPALGDAGNYPDDLMAAQQRLAAKRLAARDAAQRAYGPAEGGATESGVAAKPSL; translated from the coding sequence GTGAAATCGCTCGTCGTCACCGCCGCTGCTGCCGTGCTGCTCGTCGCTCCGGCCCTGTCGTTTGCCCAGTCGGCCAAGGTGCCCGTCACGCGCGCGCAGGTGCTTCAGGAGCTCTACGATCTCGAATCGGTCGGCTACAACCCGGCACTCGGCGACGCCGGCAACTACCCGGACGATCTCATGGCCGCCCAGCAGCGCCTCGCGGCCAAGCGGCTCGCCGCGCGCGATGCGGCGCAACGCGCGTACGGCCCGGCCGAAGGCGGCGCGACCGAATCGGGCGTGGCGGCGAAGCCTTCGCTGTAA
- a CDS encoding chloride channel protein, producing MRPDLPSAPTPVSPPASPFARIAIVTVLTGIGAGFGGMLLALLLHAIQHVAYGYDLAHVIGAESFLTGVTRAEPLRRAGVLIVCGLVAGGGWWALYRYGRPLVSIRRAVRAADPRMPLVSTTVHALLQIVTVALGSPLGREVAPREIGALLAGRLAQRAGLTPADCRLMVACGAGAGLAAVYNVPLGGAVFVLEVLVGTFELRALVVALVTSALAAAVAWLGLGNEHQYTVPPFVLSTPLVAWSIVCGPLFGFAAYGFVRLTTRARADAPKGAWLPVLALVNFAVIGLLAMRFPQLLGNGKGPASLGFDGTLTVGLAATLLVLKVLIEAGSLRAGAEGGLLTPGLANGALLGVVLGGLWSAVWPGASIGGCALVGATAFLAASMQMPITAVVLLLEFTRANHDSLVPMLLAVAGSLTAYRFAQQLAQRRANAVAAVGVGATAAR from the coding sequence ATGCGCCCCGATCTGCCGTCCGCCCCCACGCCTGTTTCGCCGCCCGCCAGCCCGTTCGCGCGGATCGCCATCGTCACGGTCCTGACCGGTATCGGAGCCGGCTTCGGCGGGATGCTGCTCGCGCTGCTGCTGCATGCGATCCAGCACGTCGCGTACGGCTACGACCTCGCGCATGTGATCGGCGCCGAGAGCTTTCTGACCGGCGTGACGCGCGCCGAGCCGCTGCGGCGGGCCGGCGTGCTGATCGTGTGCGGGCTCGTCGCCGGCGGCGGCTGGTGGGCGCTGTACCGTTACGGCCGGCCGCTCGTCAGCATCCGGCGCGCCGTGCGCGCGGCCGATCCGCGCATGCCGTTGGTCAGCACCACGGTTCATGCGCTGTTGCAGATCGTGACCGTCGCGCTCGGCTCGCCGCTCGGCCGCGAGGTCGCGCCGCGCGAAATCGGCGCGCTGCTCGCCGGGCGGCTCGCGCAGCGCGCGGGGCTCACGCCCGCCGACTGTCGGCTGATGGTCGCGTGCGGGGCCGGCGCCGGCCTCGCGGCCGTCTACAACGTGCCGCTCGGCGGCGCCGTGTTCGTGCTCGAAGTGCTCGTCGGCACGTTCGAGCTGCGCGCGCTGGTGGTGGCGCTCGTCACGTCGGCGCTCGCCGCGGCCGTCGCGTGGCTCGGCCTCGGCAACGAACATCAGTACACGGTGCCGCCGTTCGTGCTGAGCACGCCGCTGGTGGCGTGGTCGATCGTCTGCGGGCCGCTGTTCGGCTTCGCCGCGTACGGCTTCGTGCGGCTCACGACCCGCGCGCGCGCCGATGCGCCGAAGGGCGCGTGGCTGCCGGTGCTCGCGCTCGTCAACTTCGCGGTGATCGGCTTGCTCGCGATGCGCTTCCCGCAACTGCTCGGCAACGGCAAGGGGCCGGCGTCGCTCGGTTTCGACGGCACGCTGACGGTCGGCCTCGCGGCCACGCTGCTCGTGCTGAAGGTGCTGATCGAAGCGGGCAGCCTGCGCGCGGGCGCAGAGGGCGGGCTGCTGACGCCGGGGCTCGCGAACGGCGCGCTGCTCGGCGTCGTGCTGGGCGGGTTGTGGAGCGCCGTGTGGCCGGGCGCGTCTATCGGCGGCTGCGCGCTGGTCGGCGCGACCGCGTTTCTCGCCGCGTCGATGCAAATGCCGATCACGGCCGTCGTCCTGCTGCTCGAATTCACGCGCGCGAATCACGACAGCCTCGTGCCGATGCTGCTGGCCGTGGCCGGCTCGCTCACCGCATACCGGTTCGCGCAGCAGCTCGCGCAACGCCGGGCGAATGCGGTCGCGGCGGTGGGCGTCGGCGCGACGGCGGCTCGCTAG
- a CDS encoding VOC family protein: MVTPRRPSLSSALCYRDPKGALDWLEHAFGFERAIVVMTPAGDIAHAEMTFGDGLVMVGGAWADCIASPEDTGGRNTQHVHVHLPDDADIDAHCERARAAGAEILQPPADQFYGDRTYRARDPGRHVWTFGKHVRDVTNDEMRAATGLTIHTFH; the protein is encoded by the coding sequence ATGGTCACGCCCCGCCGACCTTCCCTCAGCAGCGCGCTGTGCTATCGCGACCCGAAAGGCGCGCTGGACTGGCTGGAGCACGCGTTCGGCTTCGAGCGCGCGATCGTCGTCATGACGCCGGCCGGCGACATCGCGCACGCGGAAATGACGTTCGGCGACGGTCTCGTCATGGTCGGTGGCGCCTGGGCCGACTGCATCGCGTCGCCGGAGGACACCGGCGGCCGCAATACCCAGCACGTCCACGTGCATCTTCCGGACGACGCCGACATCGACGCGCACTGCGAGCGCGCGCGTGCGGCCGGCGCCGAGATCCTGCAGCCGCCGGCCGATCAGTTCTACGGCGACCGCACGTATCGCGCGCGCGATCCCGGCCGGCACGTATGGACCTTCGGCAAGCACGTGCGCGACGTGACGAACGACGAAATGCGCGCGGCGACCGGCCTGACGATCCACACGTTCCATTGA
- a CDS encoding LysR family transcriptional regulator: MDTLQNMRVFTRVVETGSFTAAAQSLNSTTGAMSRAVSELEARLRTRLMNRSTRRLALTSAGENYLRRCRQILADVDRAEEEASCAHERPAGVLRMHSFASVGHHYVMPTLTRYHAQYPDVSIELSLSQRMPDLFDGTSDMAVVTASSLPDSELVSHLLGSTFSILCASPEYVTRHGAPEHPTDLGAHACLTLCTPAFPTHEWVLEGADGVEQIHVAGPVQTNTAESLALAIRDGLGIGMLPLYSAIDALQDGTLVRVLPSHILQKMNVYALYPSRRFVDAKVRTWVEMLRAQVPGMIAHDVEMLQAIARESEPQEA, translated from the coding sequence ATGGATACGCTACAAAACATGCGCGTGTTTACGCGCGTGGTCGAGACAGGCAGTTTCACTGCCGCCGCACAATCGCTGAACTCGACGACGGGCGCGATGTCGCGCGCGGTGTCCGAGCTCGAAGCGCGGCTGCGCACTCGTCTGATGAATCGCTCGACCCGCCGCCTTGCGCTGACCTCGGCCGGCGAAAATTATTTACGGCGCTGTCGCCAGATTCTCGCCGACGTCGATCGCGCGGAGGAGGAGGCGAGCTGTGCGCACGAGCGCCCGGCGGGCGTGCTGCGCATGCACAGCTTCGCGAGCGTCGGCCATCACTACGTGATGCCCACGCTCACGCGCTATCACGCGCAGTATCCGGACGTGTCGATCGAACTGTCGCTGTCGCAGCGGATGCCCGACCTGTTCGACGGCACGAGCGACATGGCGGTCGTGACCGCGTCGTCGCTGCCCGATTCGGAACTCGTGTCGCACCTGCTCGGCTCGACCTTCAGCATCCTGTGCGCGTCGCCCGAATACGTGACGCGCCACGGCGCGCCGGAGCATCCGACCGATCTCGGCGCGCACGCGTGCCTGACGCTCTGCACGCCGGCGTTCCCGACGCACGAGTGGGTGCTCGAAGGCGCCGACGGCGTCGAGCAGATCCATGTCGCCGGGCCGGTGCAAACCAACACGGCCGAGTCGCTCGCGCTCGCGATCCGCGACGGCCTCGGCATCGGCATGCTGCCGCTGTATTCGGCGATCGACGCGTTGCAGGACGGCACGCTCGTGCGCGTGTTGCCGAGCCACATCCTGCAGAAGATGAACGTGTATGCGCTGTATCCGTCGCGCCGTTTCGTCGACGCGAAGGTGCGCACCTGGGTCGAGATGCTGCGCGCGCAGGTGCCGGGGATGATCGCGCACGACGTCGAGATGCTGCAGGCGATCGCGCGCGAGAGCGAGCCGCAGGAAGCCTGA
- a CDS encoding cytochrome-c peroxidase: MTARPAYPSPDTPGAAAPRSPTRVLRRAAFVLAAAVLGYGAFAVAFPARTPAAIGEVVANWTGANPHPVVLQRPPVQPLSAVAQLGRALFFDPSLSASGKQSCASCHSPDRAYGPPNALDVQPGGLTMTQQGYRPPPSLMYLYRQPNFSIGPDAGENDAAPSVAQQAASAAGVVKAQKVAGTAAAPQLVPQGGMFWDGRADTLQQQAFGPLLNPVEMANASIDDVARKLAQSPHRARFEQLFGPRVFASSQLVVSEAMFAIARYQVEDRSFHPYDSKYDRWLEGRARLTQTELRGLRLFNDPAKANCAGCHLSQPGKDGLPPMFTDYQYEALGVPRNRALAANRNPAFHDLGVCGPFRDDLKDQTQYCGMFLTPTLRNAATRQVFFHNGVFHTLDQVMAFYNERSIAPQKFYPRGADGKVDEYDDIPPQYRANVDVTDAPFDRKPGDRPAMTEQDIKDIEAFLGTLTDAPQK, encoded by the coding sequence ATGACAGCTCGTCCCGCGTACCCGTCCCCCGACACGCCCGGCGCCGCCGCGCCGCGCTCCCCCACCCGCGTGCTGCGCCGCGCGGCCTTCGTGCTCGCCGCGGCCGTGCTCGGCTACGGCGCCTTCGCGGTCGCGTTTCCGGCGCGCACGCCGGCCGCGATCGGCGAGGTCGTCGCGAACTGGACCGGCGCCAATCCGCATCCCGTGGTGCTGCAGCGGCCGCCCGTGCAGCCGCTGTCCGCGGTCGCGCAGCTCGGGCGCGCGCTGTTCTTCGATCCGTCGCTGTCGGCATCGGGCAAGCAGTCGTGCGCGTCGTGCCACAGCCCCGACCGCGCTTACGGGCCGCCGAACGCGCTCGACGTGCAGCCCGGCGGCCTCACGATGACGCAGCAGGGCTACCGCCCGCCGCCGTCGCTGATGTATCTGTACCGGCAGCCGAACTTCAGCATCGGCCCCGATGCGGGCGAAAACGACGCGGCGCCGAGCGTCGCGCAGCAGGCGGCGTCGGCTGCCGGCGTGGTCAAGGCGCAGAAGGTGGCCGGCACGGCGGCCGCGCCGCAACTCGTGCCGCAAGGCGGCATGTTCTGGGACGGCCGCGCCGACACGCTGCAGCAGCAGGCGTTCGGGCCGCTGCTGAACCCGGTCGAGATGGCCAACGCGAGCATCGACGACGTCGCGCGCAAGCTCGCGCAGTCGCCGCATCGCGCGCGCTTCGAGCAGTTGTTCGGCCCGCGCGTGTTCGCGAGCTCGCAGCTCGTCGTATCGGAGGCGATGTTCGCGATTGCGCGATACCAGGTCGAGGACCGGTCGTTCCATCCGTACGACAGCAAGTACGATCGCTGGCTGGAAGGCCGCGCGCGCCTCACGCAGACCGAGCTGCGCGGGCTGCGGCTCTTCAACGATCCGGCCAAGGCCAACTGTGCCGGCTGCCATCTGTCGCAGCCGGGCAAGGACGGCCTGCCGCCGATGTTCACCGACTACCAGTACGAGGCGCTCGGCGTGCCGCGCAACCGCGCGCTCGCGGCGAACCGCAACCCGGCGTTCCACGATCTCGGCGTGTGCGGGCCGTTCCGCGACGACCTGAAGGACCAGACGCAGTACTGCGGGATGTTCCTCACGCCGACGCTGCGCAACGCGGCGACGCGCCAGGTGTTCTTCCACAACGGCGTGTTCCACACGCTCGATCAGGTGATGGCGTTCTACAACGAGCGCAGCATCGCGCCGCAGAAGTTCTATCCGCGCGGCGCGGACGGCAAGGTCGACGAATACGACGACATTCCGCCGCAATACCGCGCGAACGTCGACGTGACCGATGCGCCGTTCGACCGCAAGCCCGGCGACCGGCCCGCGATGACCGAGCAGGACATCAAGGACATCGAGGCGTTCCTCGGCACGCTGACCGACGCGCCGCAGAAGTAG
- a CDS encoding phospholipase C yields MFRQALLVTACAGATLALFACGGSDGPSSTPAVSSQDALQTATPIKHVVVIYGENVSFDHYFGTYPNATNPAGEPAFTAKAGTPSINGLTGTLLTANPNFTNTANGTDAANPFRLDRTQAATADQNHAYTAEQLAADNGLADLFPKYTGKASAGGAGAFGTKGQVMGYFDGNTVTALWNYAQRFSMSDNAYTTVYGPSTPGALNLIAGQTNGMQIVKTSKQPSTLAATSYYINDGQGGLTMINDVDPGYDVCSSTTDQAMMSGKNIGDLLNAAKITWGGFMGGFNLSTTNGNGTTGCARSTVATAVNAATADYIPHHNWFQYYASTSNPQHTRPSSIAAIGSSVQTDGKTAEPANHQYDSDDFFAAVKAGNFPSVSFLKAPAAQDAHAGYSDPLDEQAFVTKVVNFLQQQPDWQNTAVIVTYDDSDGWYDHVYTPPTHASSDAVDQLNGNGKCGSGGTTGVNGSTVNGRCGPGVRIPLVVISPYAKQNYVDHTLIDQASVLRFIEDNWLGGQRIGGGSFDAVAGDLRGLFDFSSKPNTAPLYLDPTQGTVLSAAPAN; encoded by the coding sequence ATGTTTCGTCAAGCCTTGCTCGTCACCGCCTGCGCCGGCGCCACACTGGCGCTGTTCGCCTGCGGCGGCAGCGACGGTCCCTCGTCGACGCCCGCGGTGTCGTCGCAGGATGCGCTGCAGACCGCCACGCCGATCAAGCACGTCGTCGTGATCTACGGCGAAAACGTGTCGTTCGACCACTATTTCGGCACTTACCCGAACGCGACGAACCCGGCCGGCGAGCCGGCGTTCACCGCGAAGGCCGGCACGCCGTCGATCAACGGGCTGACGGGCACGCTGCTCACCGCGAACCCGAACTTCACGAACACCGCCAACGGCACCGACGCGGCCAATCCGTTCCGCCTCGATCGCACACAGGCCGCCACGGCCGACCAGAACCACGCGTACACGGCCGAACAGCTGGCCGCGGACAACGGCCTCGCCGACCTGTTCCCGAAATACACCGGCAAGGCGTCGGCGGGCGGCGCCGGCGCGTTCGGCACGAAGGGCCAGGTGATGGGCTACTTCGACGGCAACACCGTCACGGCACTGTGGAACTACGCGCAGCGCTTCTCGATGAGCGACAACGCGTACACGACGGTCTACGGCCCGTCGACCCCGGGCGCGCTGAACCTGATCGCGGGCCAGACCAACGGGATGCAGATCGTCAAGACGTCGAAGCAGCCGTCGACGCTCGCGGCCACGTCGTACTACATCAACGACGGCCAGGGCGGCCTCACGATGATCAACGACGTCGACCCCGGCTACGACGTGTGCTCGAGCACGACCGACCAGGCGATGATGAGCGGCAAGAACATCGGCGACCTGCTGAACGCCGCGAAGATCACGTGGGGCGGCTTCATGGGCGGCTTCAACCTGTCGACGACCAACGGCAACGGCACGACGGGCTGCGCGCGCAGCACGGTCGCGACCGCGGTGAACGCGGCGACGGCCGACTACATCCCGCATCACAACTGGTTCCAATACTACGCGTCGACGTCGAACCCGCAGCACACGCGGCCGAGCTCGATCGCGGCGATCGGCTCGAGCGTCCAGACGGACGGCAAGACGGCGGAGCCGGCGAACCACCAGTACGACAGCGACGACTTCTTCGCGGCCGTGAAGGCAGGCAACTTCCCGTCGGTCAGCTTCCTGAAGGCGCCGGCTGCACAGGACGCGCACGCCGGCTACTCGGACCCGCTCGACGAGCAGGCGTTCGTGACGAAGGTGGTCAACTTCCTGCAGCAGCAGCCGGACTGGCAGAACACGGCCGTGATCGTCACGTATGACGACTCGGACGGCTGGTACGACCACGTGTACACGCCGCCGACCCATGCGTCGTCCGACGCGGTCGACCAGCTCAACGGCAACGGCAAGTGCGGCTCCGGCGGCACCACCGGCGTGAACGGCAGCACCGTGAACGGCCGCTGCGGCCCCGGTGTGCGCATCCCGCTGGTCGTGATCTCGCCGTACGCGAAGCAGAACTACGTCGACCACACGCTGATCGACCAGGCATCGGTCCTGCGCTTCATCGAGGACAACTGGCTCGGCGGCCAGCGCATCGGCGGCGGCTCGTTCGATGCGGTCGCAGGCGACCTGCGCGGGCTGTTCGACTTCTCGTCGAAGCCGAACACGGCGCCGCTGTATCTCGATCCGACCCAGGGCACCGTGCTGAGCGCGGCGCCGGCGAACTGA
- a CDS encoding class I SAM-dependent methyltransferase, translating to MTDPNQPCARDAYASFAQRYADIAPTKAHNALYERPASLALLGDVAGLAVLDAGCGPGICSEHLARHGATVHAFDITPEMVALARARCAGLAVEVAQGDLAAPLDWLPERAFDKILCSLAFDYVRDLAVPLREFVRVARPGATLVFSMAHPMRDWMDERTRGDGTYFETSRFGFHWSGFGEPKPYVEAWRRPLAEILNPLADAGWRLDRFVEPTPLPQMKAVSERLHAELSRSPAFLCIRARR from the coding sequence ATGACCGATCCGAATCAGCCGTGCGCGCGCGACGCATACGCGAGCTTCGCGCAACGCTACGCGGACATCGCGCCGACCAAGGCGCACAACGCGCTGTACGAACGCCCGGCGTCGCTGGCGCTGCTCGGCGACGTCGCCGGCCTCGCGGTGCTGGACGCCGGCTGCGGCCCCGGCATCTGCAGCGAGCACCTCGCGCGCCACGGCGCGACCGTCCACGCGTTCGACATCACGCCCGAGATGGTCGCGCTCGCGCGAGCGCGCTGCGCCGGGCTCGCGGTCGAGGTGGCGCAGGGCGATCTCGCGGCGCCGCTCGACTGGCTGCCCGAGCGCGCCTTCGACAAGATCCTGTGCTCGCTCGCCTTCGACTACGTGCGCGATCTCGCCGTGCCGCTGCGGGAATTTGTGCGCGTCGCGCGGCCGGGCGCGACGCTGGTGTTCTCGATGGCGCATCCGATGCGCGACTGGATGGACGAGCGTACGCGCGGCGACGGCACGTACTTCGAAACGAGCCGGTTCGGCTTCCACTGGTCGGGTTTCGGCGAACCGAAACCCTATGTCGAAGCGTGGCGCCGGCCGCTGGCCGAGATACTGAACCCGCTCGCCGACGCCGGCTGGCGGCTCGACCGCTTCGTCGAACCGACGCCGCTGCCGCAGATGAAGGCCGTGTCGGAACGGCTCCATGCGGAGCTGTCGCGCTCGCCTGCATTCCTCTGCATCCGCGCGCGCCGCTGA